The genomic stretch ATTAACGGACTGTATGATGCCAATCCAAATGAAAATCCTGAGGCGAAACGATTTGATTATTTGCCAGAGATCACGCCTGAATTGCTTGGATATGCAGGTTCAGCTGGATCAAAGGTCGGCACCGGCGGAATGAAATCAAAGCTGTTAGCCACACAAACCGCGCTGTCTCTGGGAGTGAAAGTATTCATTGGAACTGGCAGCGGAGAGCAAAAACTTGCGGACATTTTGGACGGCAGGGGAGACGGCACTTATATCGGAGACAAAGAACTATCTTCGGTTAACAACACAAGGCAGTGGATTCAGTTCCACTCGCCGATATCGGGAGAAATTATCATTGATGCGGGTGCCGAAGAGGCGATGATCCATAATGGAAGCAGCCTTTTGCCCGCTGGAGTTGTGGGCGTGAACGGAAGCTTTCCGAAAGGGGCGGTTGTGGAAGTCAGGGGACCGGGCGGCGTGATCGGCAAAGGCCAAACTCATTACTCCTCCGAGGAGATTATGGAGGCTAAAGGCAAACGCAGTGACGAACTTGATTTTGAGAAAACGTTTGAGGTTATTCATAGGAATGACTGGGTCAATGTAAAAGACTAGGAGGCGGAAAAATGAGTGAAGTTTCTGTAAAAGCGAAGCTGGCGAAAGAAGCAGCAGCCGAAATGATCATGAAAACAACAGCCGAGAAGGATGAGGCGCTCAGCCTCATTGCAAACGGACTCCGCAAAGAACTGGATTTTCTCTTGGCGGAGAATGCAAAAGACATTGTGAACGGAAAAGAGAATGGTTTAACACCGGACATCATTGACCGTCTCTCATTGGATGAGAAACGGATACGCGATATCGCGGACGCGGTGGAGCTCTTAATCGACTTAGCGGACCCAATCGGCGACTCTCTTGAAACGATTGAAAAAGAAAACGGCCTGTTTATTGAAAAAATCCGTGTGCCGCTCGGTGTCGTAGGAATGATTTATGAGGCGAGGCCAAACGTCACAGTTGATGCGGCTACCCTTTGCCTGAAGACAGGGAACGCGGTTGTGCTGCGGGGAAGCTCCTCAGCCATCCACAGCAACAAAGCGCTCGTCAGTGTCATTTACAGAGCACTTGAGCAATCAGCGCTTCCGATTCACGCTGTGCAGCTGATTGAGGATACGAGCAGAGAGACAGCAAAAGAGCTCTTTACGTTAAATGATGGCTTAGACGTATTGATTCCGCGCGGAGGCAAGAAACTGATTGATCTCGTTGTGAGAGAATCAACAGTTCCTGTATTAGAAACGGGAGCAGGAAACTGCCACATATTCATTGACGAAACAGCCAAACCGCAAATGGCAGAAAAGGTTGTTGTAAATGCCAAAACGCAGCGCCCTTCTGTATGCAACGCGATTGAATCATTGCTGATTCACAAGGCTTGGGCAAGACAGCACGGAAAAGAATTGCTGGACCAGCTGGAAAACGCGGGAGTTGAAATTCGCGGTGATGAATTGGTATGTGAACTTCATCCTTCAAGCAAACAAGCATCAAAAGAAGATTGGGAAACCGAATTTTTAGCGCCTGTCCTCAGCGTAAAGACGGTTGAAAACGTCCAAGAAGCTGTAAAGCATATCCAACAATACGGCACCAATCATTCTGAAGCGATTTTAACTGAAAATGACAAAAATGCGGTATATTTTCAAACGGCTGTCGATGCTGCCGCTGTCTATCATAACGCGTCAACCCGCTTTACCGACGGCTTTGAATTCGGCTACGGAGCCGAAATCGGCATCAGCACGCAAAAGCTTCATGCAAGAGGACCGATGGGGCTTCCTGCACTGACTTCTACAAAATACATCATTAAAGGAACTGGGCAAATCCGTGAATAGCGGGGTAATGTTCAATGAAAAAGCTTATCTCATTACGAGATAAGCTTTTTTATACGCGAAAAATTGACATTTCAAATTTAATTGTGTACAATTTAATTGTATAAAATATATTGGGGGAATGAAAAATGAGTCAGCCATTATTTACCGCAACTGTTTCAGCGGTAGGAGGAAGAGAAGGAAAGGTCATTTCATCAGACCGCGTTCTTGAGCTTGATGTCGCAATGCCGGGGACACCGAGAGCCAAGAAATTAGAAAAAGCGACAAATCCAGAGCAGCTGTTTGCAGCAGGTTATGCAGCTTGCTTTGACAGCGCCCTGCAGCTTGTCGCAAGAACAGAACGGGTAAAAGTAGAGACAGAGGTTACAGCAAATGTTAGCCTGTTAAAGGATGAAGCGGACCAGGGCTATAAGCTGGGTGTGACGCTGCAAGTAAAAGGAGAAGGAGTCAGTGCATCAGAATTGGAGGCGCTTGTGAAAAAAGCGCACGGCGTCTGCCCGTACTCAAAAGCAACCTCCGGAAATATTGATGTGACACTTGAAGTTGCTGAATAAATAAAAAGAGGATGCCTGTACAAGGCATCCTCAATTTTTTTGATGAAGTGTTTCCAGTAATGTATATAGAGCGGACTTTAACTGTTTGAGATCCTCCCCAGACTGCTTTGAGAGCCCCAGAATTGTCCCTGGAATGTCAACCGCTTTTTCTTTTAATAACGCTCCGTCCTCTGTCAGGCTGATCAACACGGACCGCTCATCCTCTTCAGATCTTTTTCTCGTAATCAAACCCTGTTGTTCCATTCGTTTAAGCATCGGAGTGAGCGTTCCTGAATCTAAATACAGCTGTTCGCCCATTTTTTTGACAGTAAGCGTTTCATGTTCCCATAACAAAAGCAAAGCCAAATATTGAGGGTATGTTATATTCAGCTTATCAAGCAGCGGCTTGTATTGCTTTGTCATCTCCCGCGAACTCGCATATAGCAAAAAACAAAGCTGATTCTCCAATTTCATATGATCAAATTTATTTTCCATTTTGTTCACCAACTCTTTTTTGTCATTCGATTCTATTGTATCTGAAAAACCTCACTTTTCCTATTCTCGGCAAACATAGCATGTTTAAAAAGATCAGAAAGGGAAATATAACAACTAGATACAAATAAGGAGGTTGGGAAATATGGCACTATTTACAGCAAAAGTAACCGCGCGAGGCGGACGAGCAGGACATATTACATCAGATGACGGTGTTCTTGATTTTGATATTGTCATGCCAAATGCCAAAAAAGAAGGACAAACCGGCACAAATCCGGAACAGCTCTTTGCGGCAGGGTATGCTGCATGCTTCGGCGGCGCGCTCGAACACGTAGCCAAAGAGCAGAATATCGAAATTGATTCGGAGATTGAAGGGCAGGTCAGCCTCATGAAGGATGAGAGCGACGGCGGGTTTAAAATCGGTGTCACACTTGTTGTGAACACGAAAGATTTAGATCGGGAAAAGGCACAAGAGCTTGTCAACGCCGCTCATGAATTCTGTCCTTACTCAAAGGCAACCAGAGGAAATGTTGATGTAAAACTAGAATTAAAATAATGACCGGCATCCTGAGGATTCTCAGGATGTTTTTTGGTGTCGGACATGCGGGGCGGGCACAGATTTATGATAAAACTTCAGAGAAGCGTTTGAAGCATGCCTTTAAACCAAAAGTTACAGATGAAGCGGGTGGCTGGCACGGTGTCTGCCGTGCTGAATTGCGCGTATATGCTGTTTTGTATTTGCACAGGGCATAGCGGCTACTTGGAGAAATAACAAGGACCAGGCCGCGCATGCCTGATCCTTTTAATATTCTTTCTTATTGGCGAAGTTCCGCCATGCTTGAAACGGGGATAAATGCTCTGTTAGTGTCACTTGATAAAAGGGGATCGTTCTTTCTTCAGCAGGTTTATCAATTTCTTTATAAATGAATGAATCATCAAACCCGGCTTCGGCAGCGTCTGTGTGCTCAGCTGCATAGAAAACGGCTTTAGGCCGGGCCCAGTAGATGGCGCCCAAGCACATTGGGCATGGTTCACAGCTCGTATACAAAATGCAGTCATCAAGCTGGTAGGCTCCTAGCACCTTACAGGCTTTCCGAATAGCTGTGACTTCCGCGTGGGCAGTCGGATCATTGCTTGTTGTGACGTTGTTCTGTCCCTCTGCAATAATGGCTCCGTCTTTCACGATAACGGCTCCAAAAGGCCCGCCGATTCCTGCATTCACTCCTTCACATGCGAGAGTGACAGCCCGTTTTAAGAACGTTTCATGATTCATCCCAATCCCTCCTGTCAATAGAGTGTTATTAGTATAGCCGAAAAGAATGCAAAGAACATTCTTAAAAAAGTGCAAAATAAACAAAGTATTTGGGGGATTTGCTAAATAAGAAACCGATTGTGGCTGTATTATAGAAAAAAACCATCTGCCAAATGCAGATGGTTTTTTCAAATTATACTAGCTGTGTCTGCTGTGCTCTTGCCTGTTTTGCGGCTTCAACCATATTTTTCAATGCTGCAACCGTTTCTTCCTGCTGTCTTGTTTTCAATCCGCAGTCTGGATTTACCCAGAAGCGGTCAGTCGGACAGACGGCAAGCGCATCAACGATAATATTGTACATTTCTTCAGTTGACGGCACACGAGGGCTGTGAATGTCATATACACCAAGGCCAAGCCCTTTCAAATACGGGTGGTTTTTTAAGTAATCTAAAAATCCTCCGTGGCTTCTGCTATGTTCGATTGTAATCACATCGGCATCAAGATCATTGATTGTATCAACGATATCTTCGAAGTTGCTGTAGCACATATGTGTATGAATTTGTGTCTCGTTTTTCACGGAAGAAGTGGTTAATCTGAAAGCTTCTGCCGCCCAAGTCAAATACTCATCCCAATCGCGGGTTTTCAATGGAAGGCCTTCACGCAGCGCTGGTTCATCGACTTGAATGATTTGAATGCCTGCGTCTTCAAGCGCTTTAACTTCTTTGCGAAGGGCAAGCCCGATTTGGAAGGCGATTTCTTTCCTCGAGATGTCGTTTCGAGGGAAAGACCAGTTTAAGATTGTAACCGGGCCCGTCAGCATTCCTTTCACATGCTTGGAAGTCAATGACTGTGCGTAGACTGTGTCTTTCACTGTCATCGGTTCAATAAATTCAACATCTCCGTAAATGACTGGCGGGCGGACACAGCGTGAGCCGTATGATTGAACCCAGGCATATTTAGTGAAGGCGAAACCGGCCAGCTTTTCACCGAAGTATTCGACCATGTCTGTCCGTTCAAATTCGCCGTGAACAAGGACATCAAGCTCCAATTCTTCCTGAATATCAATCCATCTTTTTGTTTCCGCATTGATAAAGTTTTGATACTGTTCATCGGACCACTCAGCTTTCCGCCATTTTTGGCGTGCGCTCCGCACTTCAGCAGACTGCGGGAAGCTGCCGATCGTTGTCGTCGGCAAAAGCGGAAGGCCGAGAGATTCATTTTGTAGGGCTAAACGTTCTTCAAACGGAATCGGGCGCTTGAAGTCTTTATCAGTTAATTGCTCAAGCTCTTTCTTTTGTTCAGAATTGGCGCCTGTTGCAAACTGTTTAAGCGCCTGGATATCAGCCTTAGCCTGCTGAATCTCTTCGCTGATCGCCGCTTTTCCTGATACTAAGCCTTCTTTCAAAGCTGTCAGCTCGGCCAGCTTTTCTTTTGCGTAGGATAATCCGTTCAATAGGTCTTTTTCCAAATGCTCATCAGGGTGTTTCGCTACTGGAACATGCAGCAGGCTGCTGGAAGGCTGAATCCACAGTTCATCAACTTTTGCAATGCTGAGAATATCAAGAACGGCATCGAGACGCTCTTCAAGGTCCGCTTTCCAAATGTTGCGTCCGTCGATAACGCCGGCTGCCAGCACTTTATCTGTCGGGAAGCCATGTGTTTTAAGCTGTTCCAGGTTTCTGCCTTTGTCGTGAACGAAATCAAGGCCAATTCCCTGAACCGGGTAAGAGATCAGCTCTTCATAAGCATCAACAGAATCAAAATACGTCTGCAAAAGCACATTCAAGGATGAAAGCTCACTTGTAATGCTTTCAAATAATTCTTTTGCGCCGCGTACATCTTCACTAGAGGCGGTAACGAGCGCCGGCTCATCGATTTGAACCCATTTTACGCCTTCTTCTTCAAGCTCTTTCAAAAGCTGTACATATAATGGCACAAGGCGTTTTTGGATCGCTTTTGCTTCAGACGGTTCATAGCCTTTAGCAAGCGTAACGAACGTATAAGGGCCGACAATCACAGGCTTTGTTTCCACACCGTATTCCTGTTTGATCCGGCGATAATCTTCGAGTTGTTTGTTTCTTGTCAGACGGAACTCAATGCTCTCGTCATATTCCGGAACGATGTAATGGTAATTTGTATTAAACCATTTTGTCATTTCACTAGATACAGCGTCTTTGATTCCGCGGGCGATAGCGAAGTATGTATCGGTAGCGTCAGTCAAATGTCTGAACCGTTTCGGGATCCAGTTGAAGCTGACTGCTGTGTCGAGTACATGGTCATACTGTGTGAAATCAGAAACAGGCACAACATCAATCTGCTGGTCAATTTGTGTTTTTACTGCGGATAAAAATAGTTCGTCGATTTGCTTCAAAAACGTATCTTTATCAGTACTGCCTTTCCAATACGCTTCAAGTGCTTTTTTCCATTCCCGGTTCAGTCCGATTCTCGGAAATCCTAAATTCGATGTTTTGATGGTTGTCATTGTTTCTCCTCCTTTATATGTAAAACACTCTCTTTCACCCGCGGATACAGGCTGCTAAGAGGTTTTCTCACAACAAAAAGCCTCTTTCCCATGAGAGAAAGAGGCTTTTCTACGTAAAACACTGCCTCTCTCATCTCTCAGACACAATCTGATGGAATTAGCACCGTGCCTTATGAGACATCAGTCTCGGCGCGAAAAGCAGTGCGCCCCATTTCACAATGGTATTACGGTCGGTTGCTGTTGGGGTCAAAAGGCCAATCCCTCGCCCAACTCTCGATAAGAGAAAATGTTATTAATTTTTTGAAAAGTTGAATCATTTGTTGGTAATCTTAACAGTAATTCAAATTCATTGTCAACATAGAATTTGAAATTTTTATTTACATGATGTGGTGTATATTATATAAGAAAAATAATCTTATAGGGTCAACAAATGTGATTGCTCTGCTTTTTCTGCGAGCTCATCAGGAGCTGTTAAATACAGGAATCCATTGCCTGCCAGCGTTTTTGCAATATCAAGAGGAAGTGTCCTGCGGATTAGCTGTGCGAAAACCTCAGATTCAGAAAGCTTTCTTTGAAATGATTCTTCTTCATAGCTTTTGATTAAAGCAAGCGCACCGCTGACATGAGGGGCAGCCATTGAAGTGCCGGTCAGCTTACCGTACTTCTTGTTGGGAAGGGTGGATAAGATGTTTTCTCCTGGTGCCACAAGGTCAATCTCTTTATTCGCGTTAGAAAATTCTGATAATTCTCGCGCTACAGAAACAGATCCAACTGCAATCACTTCATTATAAGCTGCGGGGTAGGAAAGCTCTTCTGTGCGTTCGTCGCCGTCACCTTCATTTCCCGCTGCACAAACGACAAGCACTCCGTTTTTCACTGCGTTTTTCACTGCTTCTTTTAGCTCTGGCACATCGCTTGGCCCTCCAAGGGACATTGAGATGATGTCGACTTTCTGTTCCACCGCGTAGTTGATGCCGTTAATTATCCATTCGTATTGTCCGCTGCCGTTCTCGCCGCCAAGAACCTTCACAATCAATAGGCTTGCCTCAGGCGCGACTCCGGCAATGCCTCCGTTTGAATCATTAGCTGCAATTGTTCCGGCGACGTGTGTGCCGTGTCCGTTGTAGTCGGAAATCGCATCTTCCTTGCCGCCGTCGTCATCCGTGAAGTTCTTTCCGCCGATGATTTGATTTTTTAAATCAGGGTGGCTTGTGTCGCAGCCTGTGTCTAATACAGCAACTTTAATATTTTTGCCTTTTACCCCTTTTGCCCACATTTCTGGCGCCTTAATCACTTTAATGCCCTCAGGAAGCTCGTTTACATCCATGATCTGCTCATTCGTCACATACGGGATCAAGCGGATTTCACCATTCATAAAAAAGCCCTCCTTTTTTATGCTTGCAAGTGGATTCAAGGGTGTTGCCTCATATTATATGAAAAAAGCAAGCGCTCGGACAGAGCCATTTGAAGCATTTTGAAAAAATAGGATACACACCAAAGAATTAGTAATCTTCAAAATATTGGATGGCTTCAACATGTATGACTGGGATTCAACTGTAAGTCAAGTTATAATAGTGTTGGGGAAAGGAGCAGTGTCATGAAACTGAATGAAAAATTATATGCATTTTTTTCAGAGCATGTGGAACAAATGGCCGAGGAATGGATTGAAACGATGGAGGAAAGTGATCCGAATTCGCTTTACGCCCTACATAATGCAACAGTAACGGAAGAATTGAAAGAGCAGGACAGAGAATTTTACCGGCATCTGAATTACATGTATGTTTTACCGGAAAAACAATTTCTCGAAGAGTTTCAAGAGTGGGTCATTGAGCTGACCAACGATCAAAAACATCTCGACACACCGGTTCAGTATGTCATTCGGGAGTTTATGAGAAACAGGAGATTATATACGAAGTATTTTGAGAAGTTCGCAGAAGAAAATGAATCAGCGTTTGAACCGGGAGAGAAGCAAAAATGGGCAGATTTGATTGTAAAAGTATTTGATTTCACCATTTATACATTCGTTGATCACGCTGAAATGAATGCCAAGCAGCAATTAAACGCCCAAAGAGAAATGATATTGGAATTAAGCTCACCTGTCATTACCCTGAGCAAATCAACAGCTCTGCTGCCGCTTGTCGGTGACATTGATACCGAACGGGCGAAGTTTATTCTGGAAAACACGCTTCAAGCTTGTGCGAAAAGACGTGTGGAGCATCTGTTAATCGATCTGTCAGGTGTTGTTGTGGTGGATACGATGGTGGCGCACCAGATCTTTAAATTGATTGAGGCGCTTAATCTGATCGGTGTCCGGTCAACCCTGTCAGGAATCAGGCCTGAAATTGCGCAAACTGCTGTACAGCTGGGGATTGACTTTTCGAATATTACTATTAAAACCAACCTTGCCCAAGCATTAAACTATCATCAATAAAAAAATCCGCTATCTGTGATAGCGGATTTTTTATGATGCGAAACATAAAGATACGAGAAAGGATCCCGCGAATAATAAGAGGACGAGGCAAAAGAACACCCAGTCGCGCCGGTTCACGCTCAATGTCCTGTAGTATGTCCGGTTTCTGCTTCCTGTAAATCCTTTCGATTCCATCGCAAGCGCTGTCCGTTCCGCTTTTCTGATGGCGCTTGCCAATAGCGGTATGGTATATCGTTTTAACGCACTGATTTTATTAATGATGCCGCTCTCCGCCGCTCCTCCTCTGATTTTATGAGCCTGCTGAATCAGCTGGACCTCATCCTTTAACAGCGGAAGAAAGCGAAAGCCTGCAATGACACCGTACGCGAGCTTTGGTGAGAGCCTGCACTGCTGGACAAGGCTCAGCATAAATAGAATCGGATCGGTTGTAAAAACAAACATCATCGATAAGGCGGAAAAGCATAAAATACGAAACCCGAGAGAGATGCCGACAGACACATTATCGCTGTTAATGGAGATAGGGCCTGCTTGAAACAAAAAATTATCCGGTGTTGTCGGCACTTTTCCAAAAACTGCGGCTGTCCACACGCATCCGAATGCTAAAATCAAAAACGGAATCGTAAACAACAACCATTTTTTCAATGGGATTCCGGCCGCCAGTAAAACGCCCGCAACGATGATGATATAAAAACATGCCGGAGTGTAAGGGTTGTAAATAAACGACAGCATGACGACACAACAAAAAACCGCCGCCGCTTTCACAGTCGGATTAATGAGATGTAACGGTTGCTTCATCACGCACCTCCTCTTGAAATGCCATCCATTCATATAGAAGGGGAAGGGTGAGCTTTGCTTTTTGAACAAGCCCTGTTTCTTGAGAAAACAACTGCGCTGGAGATCCGTCAAAGGCCAGGCCTGTATCGTGAAGCACAAGCACGCTGTCAGCATACGAAGAGACTAGCTCCATATCGTGTGTAATCATAAGGACAGCAGTTCCCTCTGCCTTGATACGTTGAATCATTTCCATGCATTCAGCCGCCGTGCGGGCATCCTGGCCAAAGGTTGGTTCGTCTAATAATAAAACCTTTACGTCATGCATGAGCATAGTAGCTACGCTCAGTCGCCGTTTTTGCCCTTGGCTGATCGCAAACGGATGATGATCAGCCAAATGCGCAAGACCAAAACGCTGCAGCAGGTGTTGCGCTTTTTTCTCAGTTTCAGCATTTGCTTTCTGGCCGAACAGAAGCTCGTCATACACCGTATCGGTGACGAATTGATGCTCAGGGTTTTGAAAAACAAATCCCATCCGTTTACGCAATTCTTTTTCTTTATATTTCTGCAGCGGCTGATCATAGAGAAGGATTTTGCCGCTTTGCGGTTTCATGAGACTGGCCAGAACTGATAGGAGCGTCGATTTTCCAGTTCCGTTCGGACCGACAAGCGCCGTTAAAGAGCCTTCGCGCAACGAAAAGCTGATGTCTTTGAAAATCGCCTGCTGTCCTCTCGCGAACGAAAGGCTGCTGACTTCAAGCACACTCTCCCCAGAAGGGGCTTTCTTCTTTTTGACATGCCCGGCAGGAATAGGCTCTTTGAACAGCATCTCTTTTGATAAAGTAAACGGCATACTCAGCTTTTCCTGCAGATGACAGACCTTTGGAATGGCGATGCCCAATTTCTTTAGTGTCTCCGCTTCATGCTGAAATAGATTTTTCGTCAGGCCATCCAGTGCCTTTTTGCCTGATTTGTCGAGTACGATCGTTCTCTCAATCCAAGGCGCCCATTCATCAAGCTGGTGCTCAATGACGAGGAGGCTGAAACCTTTTT from Bacillus subtilis subsp. subtilis str. 168 encodes the following:
- the proB gene encoding glutamate 5-kinase (Evidence 1a: Function from experimental evidences in the studied strain; PubMedId: 16958849, 8083159, 21233158, 21784929; Product type e: enzyme) — translated: MKKQRIVVKIGSSSLTNSKGSIDEAKIREHVQAISVLKKAGHEMILITSGAVAAGFSSLGYPSRPVTIKGKQAAAAVGQTLLMQQYMNQFKQYSLTPGQILLTRNDFSKRERYRNAYATIMELLERGVIPIINENDSTSVEELTFGDNDMLSALVSGLIHADQLMILTDINGLYDANPNENPEAKRFDYLPEITPELLGYAGSAGSKVGTGGMKSKLLATQTALSLGVKVFIGTGSGEQKLADILDGRGDGTYIGDKELSSVNNTRQWIQFHSPISGEIIIDAGAEEAMIHNGSSLLPAGVVGVNGSFPKGAVVEVRGPGGVIGKGQTHYSSEEIMEAKGKRSDELDFEKTFEVIHRNDWVNVKD
- the proA gene encoding gamma-glutamyl phosphate reductase (Evidence 1a: Function from experimental evidences in the studied strain; PubMedId: 16958849, 8083159, 21784929, 22720735; Product type e: enzyme); the protein is MSEVSVKAKLAKEAAAEMIMKTTAEKDEALSLIANGLRKELDFLLAENAKDIVNGKENGLTPDIIDRLSLDEKRIRDIADAVELLIDLADPIGDSLETIEKENGLFIEKIRVPLGVVGMIYEARPNVTVDAATLCLKTGNAVVLRGSSSAIHSNKALVSVIYRALEQSALPIHAVQLIEDTSRETAKELFTLNDGLDVLIPRGGKKLIDLVVRESTVPVLETGAGNCHIFIDETAKPQMAEKVVVNAKTQRPSVCNAIESLLIHKAWARQHGKELLDQLENAGVEIRGDELVCELHPSSKQASKEDWETEFLAPVLSVKTVENVQEAVKHIQQYGTNHSEAILTENDKNAVYFQTAVDAAAVYHNASTRFTDGFEFGYGAEIGISTQKLHARGPMGLPALTSTKYIIKGTGQIRE
- the ohrA gene encoding peroxiredoxin (Evidence 1a: Function from experimental evidences in the studied strain; PubMedId: 11418552, 17502599, 21749987, 24184231; Product type e: enzyme), yielding MSQPLFTATVSAVGGREGKVISSDRVLELDVAMPGTPRAKKLEKATNPEQLFAAGYAACFDSALQLVARTERVKVETEVTANVSLLKDEADQGYKLGVTLQVKGEGVSASELEALVKKAHGVCPYSKATSGNIDVTLEVAE
- the ohrR gene encoding transcriptional regulator sensing organic peroxides (Evidence 1a: Function from experimental evidences in the studied strain; PubMedId: 11983871, 17502599, 18363800, 20094649, 21749987, 24184231; Product type r : regulator), which produces MENKFDHMKLENQLCFLLYASSREMTKQYKPLLDKLNITYPQYLALLLLWEHETLTVKKMGEQLYLDSGTLTPMLKRMEQQGLITRKRSEEDERSVLISLTEDGALLKEKAVDIPGTILGLSKQSGEDLKQLKSALYTLLETLHQKN
- the ohrB gene encoding organic hydroperoxide resistance reductase B (Evidence 1a: Function from experimental evidences in the studied strain; PubMedId: 9696771, 11418552, 18084074; Product type e: enzyme) — its product is MALFTAKVTARGGRAGHITSDDGVLDFDIVMPNAKKEGQTGTNPEQLFAAGYAACFGGALEHVAKEQNIEIDSEIEGQVSLMKDESDGGFKIGVTLVVNTKDLDREKAQELVNAAHEFCPYSKATRGNVDVKLELK
- the ykzN gene encoding hypothetical protein (Evidence 5: Unknown function); protein product: MFFGVGHAGRAQIYDKTSEKRLKHAFKPKVTDEAGGWHGVCRAELRVYAVLYLHRA
- the guaN gene encoding guanine deaminase (Evidence 1a: Function from experimental evidences in the studied strain; PubMedId: 11101664, 15180998; Product type e: enzyme), producing MNHETFLKRAVTLACEGVNAGIGGPFGAVIVKDGAIIAEGQNNVTTSNDPTAHAEVTAIRKACKVLGAYQLDDCILYTSCEPCPMCLGAIYWARPKAVFYAAEHTDAAEAGFDDSFIYKEIDKPAEERTIPFYQVTLTEHLSPFQAWRNFANKKEY
- the metE gene encoding cobalamin-independent methionine synthase (Evidence 1a: Function from experimental evidences in the studied strain; PubMedId: 8755891, 10094622, 12910260, 16086852, 16194229, 17012790, 17611193, 21749987, 22938038, 24313874; Product type e: enzyme) gives rise to the protein MTTIKTSNLGFPRIGLNREWKKALEAYWKGSTDKDTFLKQIDELFLSAVKTQIDQQIDVVPVSDFTQYDHVLDTAVSFNWIPKRFRHLTDATDTYFAIARGIKDAVSSEMTKWFNTNYHYIVPEYDESIEFRLTRNKQLEDYRRIKQEYGVETKPVIVGPYTFVTLAKGYEPSEAKAIQKRLVPLYVQLLKELEEEGVKWVQIDEPALVTASSEDVRGAKELFESITSELSSLNVLLQTYFDSVDAYEELISYPVQGIGLDFVHDKGRNLEQLKTHGFPTDKVLAAGVIDGRNIWKADLEERLDAVLDILSIAKVDELWIQPSSSLLHVPVAKHPDEHLEKDLLNGLSYAKEKLAELTALKEGLVSGKAAISEEIQQAKADIQALKQFATGANSEQKKELEQLTDKDFKRPIPFEERLALQNESLGLPLLPTTTIGSFPQSAEVRSARQKWRKAEWSDEQYQNFINAETKRWIDIQEELELDVLVHGEFERTDMVEYFGEKLAGFAFTKYAWVQSYGSRCVRPPVIYGDVEFIEPMTVKDTVYAQSLTSKHVKGMLTGPVTILNWSFPRNDISRKEIAFQIGLALRKEVKALEDAGIQIIQVDEPALREGLPLKTRDWDEYLTWAAEAFRLTTSSVKNETQIHTHMCYSNFEDIVDTINDLDADVITIEHSRSHGGFLDYLKNHPYLKGLGLGVYDIHSPRVPSTEEMYNIIVDALAVCPTDRFWVNPDCGLKTRQQEETVAALKNMVEAAKQARAQQTQLV
- the ispA gene encoding intracellular serine protease (Evidence 1a: Function from experimental evidences in the studied strain; PubMedId: 3087947, 14680823, 23569278; Product type e: enzyme); amino-acid sequence: MNGEIRLIPYVTNEQIMDVNELPEGIKVIKAPEMWAKGVKGKNIKVAVLDTGCDTSHPDLKNQIIGGKNFTDDDGGKEDAISDYNGHGTHVAGTIAANDSNGGIAGVAPEASLLIVKVLGGENGSGQYEWIINGINYAVEQKVDIISMSLGGPSDVPELKEAVKNAVKNGVLVVCAAGNEGDGDERTEELSYPAAYNEVIAVGSVSVARELSEFSNANKEIDLVAPGENILSTLPNKKYGKLTGTSMAAPHVSGALALIKSYEEESFQRKLSESEVFAQLIRRTLPLDIAKTLAGNGFLYLTAPDELAEKAEQSHLLTL
- the rsbRB gene encoding component of the anxiosome (stressosome) (Evidence 1a: Function from experimental evidences in the studied strain; PubMedId: 15312768, 15583165, 17158665; Product type f: factor), whose translation is MKLNEKLYAFFSEHVEQMAEEWIETMEESDPNSLYALHNATVTEELKEQDREFYRHLNYMYVLPEKQFLEEFQEWVIELTNDQKHLDTPVQYVIREFMRNRRLYTKYFEKFAEENESAFEPGEKQKWADLIVKVFDFTIYTFVDHAEMNAKQQLNAQREMILELSSPVITLSKSTALLPLVGDIDTERAKFILENTLQACAKRRVEHLLIDLSGVVVVDTMVAHQIFKLIEALNLIGVRSTLSGIRPEIAQTAVQLGIDFSNITIKTNLAQALNYHQ